Proteins encoded in a region of the Tripterygium wilfordii isolate XIE 37 chromosome 21, ASM1340144v1, whole genome shotgun sequence genome:
- the LOC119987700 gene encoding C2 domain-containing protein At1g53590-like gives MDITEVSILHHAGIVLLALWLLSLFNRCHPIAYFFSFIYLYLVHERYVMRLRRKLQYEERKQANRRRVLTDSETVRWLNHVVEKMWPICMEQIASQKILLPIIPWFLEKYKPWTAKKAVVQHLYLGRNPPVFTEMRVLRSTGDDHLVLELGMNFLTADDMSTILAVQLRKRLGFGIWAKLHLTGMHVEGKVLVGVKFLREWPFLGRLRICFSEPPYFQMTVKPIFTHGLDVTELPGIAGWLDKLLSIAFEQTLVEPNMMVVDLEKFISPQAHDSWFSVDEKEPVAYAIVEVIEASDMKPSDLNGLADPYVKGQVGPYRFKTKVQKKTLAPKWLEEFKIPICTWESTNVLAIEVCDKDHFVDDTLGDCSVNISDLRDGQRHDMWLSLQSIKMGRLHLCDNRGISDPYDKEMLNKEDAKNSFSSETAHTASFSSISSDKAPRVPDNFEPINIEGQNETGIWVHQPGSEVAQTWEPRKGKSRLGEAIGGSNPFASGSINNDSSSGDENREGKNLARSLKRRFRKMSAVFNRSPRKEDCSGSLGEPVDSSRTNLKAVNEKEIGVKFIVEETLLGPASGKTLKEGSTSGDGSGPESPSRGHMKDMAKSILKHAGKGARNIRHVLSRKGSTKFRDDTSNVTVED, from the exons ATGGACATAACGGAGGTGTCGATACTACATCACGCGGGCATTGTGCTTCTTGCGCTTTGGTTGCTTTCGCTCTTCAATCGATGCCACCCGATCGCTTATTTCTTCTCTTTCATCTACTTGTACCTG GTTCATGAGCGGTACGTGATGCGATTGAGGAGGAAATTGCAGtatgaagaaagaaaacaagcaAATCGGAGAAGG GTACTCACTGATTCTGAGACAGTTAGGTGGCTCAACCATGTAGTGGAAAAGATGTGGCCCATATGTATGGAACAGATTGCTTCGCAGAAGATTCTGCTCCCAATTATTCCTTGGTTCTTGGAAAAATACAAACCATGGACTGCT AAAAAAGCTGTAGTTCAGCACCTTTATCTAGGTAGAAATCCACCTGTGTTTACAGAAATGAGAGTTCTCCGATCAACTGGTGATGACCACTTG GTATTGGAGTTGGGAATGAATTTCCTTACCGCAGATGACATGAGTACGATCCTTGCTGTGCAATTAAGGAAAAGACTAGGATTTGGAATTTGGGCAAAGTTGCATTTGACAGGCATGCATGTTGAAGGGAAG GTCTTGGTTGGGGTAAAGTTTCTACGGGAGTGGCCTTTCCTTGGCCGCTTGCGCATATGCTTTTCGGAGCCACCGTATTTTCAGATGACTGTGAAGCCTATCTTCACTCATGGGCTTGATGTTACTGAACTTCCTGGGATTGCTGGATGGCTG GATAAACTTTTGTCGATTGCATTTGAGCAGACTCTTGTTGAG CCCAATATGATGGTTGTTGATTTGGAGAAATTTATTTCACCACAGGCACATG ATAGTTGGTTCTCTGTGGATGAGAAGGAGCCTGTTGCATATGCCATAGTTGAAGTTATCGAAGCTTCTGATATGAAGCCATCAGATTTAAATG GATTGGCCGATCCATATGTGAAAGGGCAAGTTGGCCCTTACAGATTCAAGACAAAGGTACAAAAGAAAACTTTGGCCCCAAAATGGCTTGAAGAATTCAAGATCCCTATCTGTACGTGGGAGTCAACTAATGTGCTAGCCATTGAAGTTTGTGATAAAGACCATTTTGTTGATGATACCCTCGG GGACTGTTCGGTCAACATCAGTGACCTGAGGGATGGCCAAAGACATGACATGTGGTTGTCTCTTCAAAGCATTAAAATGGGGAGATTGCATCTTTGCGATAACC GGGGGATTTCTGATCCATATGATAAGGAAATGTTAAACAAGGAAGATGCAAAGAACTCTTTTTCGAGCGAGACTGCTCATACAGCTTCCTTCTCATCTATATCTTCAGATAAGGCTCCAAGAGTTCCAGACAATTTTGAACCTATCAACATTGAAGGACAAAATGAGACAGGAATATGGGTTCATCAACCGGGCAGTGAGGTGGCACAAACTTGGGAGCCCAGAAAAGGGAAGAGCAGGCTTGGTGAGGCTATTGGCGGATCTAATCCATTTGCAAGTGGATCCATTAACAATGATTCCAGTAGTGGAGATGAAAATAGGGAGGGTAAAAATCTAGCAAGATCTTTAAAGCGAAGATTTCGAAAGATGAGCGCTGTATTTAACAGAAGCCCCAGAAAGGAGGATTGCTCGGGCAGCCTTGGAGAGCCTGTAGATTCTTCTCGTACAAATCTCAAAGCAGTCAATGAGAAGGAGATTGGTGTGAAGTTCATAGTAGAAGAGACTCTTCTAGGGCCTGCTTCTGGCAAGACTTTAAAAGAAGGAAGCACTAGTGGTGATGGAAGTGGTCCAGAAAGCCCAAGTAGGGGACACATGAAAGATATGGCGAAGAGCATTCTAAAACATGCAGGAAAAGGAGCTCGCAACATACGGCATGTGCTTTCGCGGAAAGGGTCAACAAAATTTCGAGATGATACCTCCAACGTTACAGTAGAAGAC